The DNA segment GGCAAGCTGATCAACAGAACTCATTTTAATTGAAAGCTTCTCTTTATATTCATGAATAATCTGTTTCTCTTTCTTTTTATCTACTTTTAATCTTCTTATAAAGGAGTTTATAACTTGAAAAGAAAGATTCTCACCGATTGAGTGATTTAAAATTAAACCCTGTGTTTTTCTTTCTTCAGGAACCAATGCAATCCCTGACCTAATCGCATCCGCAGGCTTTCTAATATTGATTTTCTTTCCTTCTATATATATTTCACCTGAAAGAATAGGATCAATACCGAAAAGCCCCAGTGCAACTTCTGTTCGTCCTGCACCTACAAGACCTGAAAATCCTAAAATTTCACCCCTTTTAAGCGTAAAATTGATATCTTTGACTTTTTTTGTAGTTAAGTGTCTGACTTCCAATAAGATATCTTTTCCCTTTGTATGTCTTTCCCCATAAATAGTATCGATTTCTCTTCCCACCATCATACTAATAAGTTCATCTTCATCCGTATCGCATGTTTTCTTTGTCCCTATAAATTTCCCATCACGTAACACACTGACGGTATCGCACACAGCAAAAGTTTCTTCCATTCGATGTGATATGTAAATAATAGCTACGCCATTTTCTTTTAACCTTCTGATTTCACCAAATAAATGATCAACTTCCAAGTTGGTCAAAGCTGCTGTAGGTTCATCCATAATCAAAATGCGCGACTTTTCATTGATCGCACGTGCAATTTCTACAAGTTGCTGCTGCGCCACTGATAATTCACTGAGTAATTGATGTGGATCCAGATTTAAGCCTGATTCTACCAGAGCTTTACTGGACTCCCCATACAATTTTTTATAATCCACCAGACCAATTACATTTCTTGGCTCACGGCCCAGAAACATATTTTCGGCAATACTTAGGCTTTGAACATTATTTATCTCCTGATGA comes from the Blautia liquoris genome and includes:
- a CDS encoding sugar ABC transporter ATP-binding protein, with protein sequence MPEQYILEMKNITKSFASNMVLDDINISVMPGEIRALIGENGAGKSTLMKILGGLYSADKGTVIINGEKTSIHSVEDAKKYGIGFIHQEINNVQSLSIAENMFLGREPRNVIGLVDYKKLYGESSKALVESGLNLDPHQLLSELSVAQQQLVEIARAINEKSRILIMDEPTAALTNLEVDHLFGEIRRLKENGVAIIYISHRMEETFAVCDTVSVLRDGKFIGTKKTCDTDEDELISMMVGREIDTIYGERHTKGKDILLEVRHLTTKKVKDINFTLKRGEILGFSGLVGAGRTEVALGLFGIDPILSGEIYIEGKKINIRKPADAIRSGIALVPEERKTQGLILNHSIGENLSFQVINSFIRRLKVDKKKEKQIIHEYKEKLSIKMSSVDQLASELSGGNQQKVVISKWLAAKPKILILDEPTRGIDVGAKAEIYKLMNELVNEGISIIMLSSEMPEVINNSSRIVVMSEGKLVTILDPEKDDISQENILSYAVTGGR